In Nocardioides faecalis, the following proteins share a genomic window:
- the gatC gene encoding Asp-tRNA(Asn)/Glu-tRNA(Gln) amidotransferase subunit GatC, giving the protein MSQLSREEVAHLADLARIDLDDAELDHLAPQLNVILEAVASIQGVAGDDVVPTSHPLPMTNVFREDVVVPSLTPEQALAGAPEAQDQKFAVPRILGDEQ; this is encoded by the coding sequence ATGTCTCAACTGTCCCGCGAGGAGGTGGCCCACCTGGCCGACCTCGCCCGGATCGACCTCGACGACGCCGAGCTGGACCACCTGGCCCCGCAGCTCAACGTCATCCTCGAGGCGGTCGCGTCGATCCAGGGAGTTGCCGGCGACGACGTCGTCCCCACCTCCCACCCGCTCCCGATGACCAACGTGTTCCGCGAGGACGTCGTGGTCCCCAGCCTCACCCCGGAGCAGGCACTCGCCGGCGCCCCGGAGGCGCAGGACCAGAAGTTCGCGGTCCCGCGGATCCTGGGGGACGAGCAGTGA